A single Wolbachia endosymbiont (group A) of Bibio marci DNA region contains:
- the dnaQ gene encoding DNA polymerase III subunit epsilon → MESKLREIVLDTETTGLDTKSGHRIIEIGCVELINRIPTGKVFHRYLNPERDIPYHSFKIHGVSEEFLEDKPLFLDVALEFLDFISNDILVIHNAEFDVKFLNMELSKLNAGLISSDRVLDTLPLARKKFAGSPASLNALCKRFDISLENRELHGALVDAQLLAKVYVELTGGLQTFLFDNECNQDSNSTFVQHKVRNLTPRKHSPNSEEIDGHKKLLDKINNTLWNKYIE, encoded by the coding sequence ATGGAAAGCAAGCTACGCGAAATAGTACTTGACACTGAAACGACAGGTCTTGACACTAAATCTGGTCATCGAATTATCGAAATAGGGTGTGTGGAATTAATTAACCGCATTCCAACAGGTAAAGTATTCCATCGGTACCTTAACCCAGAAAGAGATATACCTTATCACTCGTTTAAGATTCACGGTGTTAGTGAAGAATTTTTAGAAGATAAACCATTATTTTTAGATGTTGCACTTGAATTTCTTGACTTTATATCTAATGATATTTTGGTAATTCACAACGCTGAATTCGATGTTAAGTTCCTTAACATGGAGTTAAGCAAGCTGAATGCTGGGTTAATTTCCTCAGATAGAGTGCTAGATACATTACCTCTTGCGAGGAAAAAATTCGCAGGATCACCTGCCTCTTTGAATGCATTATGTAAGCGTTTTGATATATCGCTAGAGAATAGAGAATTGCACGGAGCACTAGTTGATGCTCAATTGCTTGCAAAGGTATATGTTGAACTTACAGGAGGGTTACAAACCTTTCTGTTTGATAATGAATGCAATCAGGACAGTAACTCTACATTCGTCCAGCATAAAGTGCGTAATCTAACTCCCAGAAAACATTCACCAAATAGTGAAGAAATTGATGGACATAAGAAACTGTTAGACAAAATTAACAATACACTTTGGAATAAATATATTGAATAG
- the secB gene encoding protein-export chaperone SecB — protein sequence MPQQKMRIHGQYVKDLSFENPNSPFLSSNKAPDINVMVNINSAKLEGMENKEGVNEEKSFHEVTLHIEVRATIKDADIKDGVAFICETKYCGIFSIENLKELSEEEVRQALFIGGPTFLFPFAREIIARVTSSGGFPPLMLDPIDFETMYEQQSQQQKSNGSNSNFN from the coding sequence ATGCCACAACAAAAAATGAGAATTCACGGTCAATATGTTAAAGATCTATCATTTGAGAATCCAAATTCGCCATTCCTTTCTTCAAATAAAGCTCCCGATATTAATGTAATGGTTAATATCAATTCAGCAAAATTAGAAGGAATGGAAAACAAAGAAGGAGTAAATGAAGAAAAATCTTTCCATGAAGTTACTTTGCATATAGAAGTCAGAGCAACGATAAAAGATGCAGATATAAAAGATGGCGTAGCTTTCATTTGTGAGACGAAATATTGTGGCATTTTTTCAATAGAAAATTTAAAAGAGTTGAGTGAGGAAGAGGTAAGACAAGCTTTGTTTATTGGCGGACCTACTTTTCTTTTCCCTTTTGCAAGAGAAATAATTGCAAGAGTTACAAGTAGTGGTGGATTTCCTCCACTGATGCTGGATCCTATAGATTTCGAAACTATGTACGAGCAGCAAAGTCAACAACAAAAAAGTAACGGTAGTAATTCCAATTTTAACTAA
- a CDS encoding Tim44/TimA family putative adaptor protein: MIELVIYALLAAFIFSRLYNSLGRSANLNLKKLTNVLDVSRSKEDVVENIEDYIDSNDKNSIKVTYEQILKKNKDFSISHFIEGSSIAFELIIKYFNQGNLSQLESLLDKDLYNNFAKKIKHRKEVHESIIVSIVSQKILEIKLVKNTVFIAVYFLSEQINFVKNNEGDIISGSTSTINKVEDVWQFKKNVNSSDPSWLLVSIHYNKDK, from the coding sequence ATGATAGAGCTTGTAATATATGCTTTATTAGCGGCGTTCATTTTTTCACGTTTGTATAATTCTTTAGGAAGGTCAGCCAATCTCAACCTAAAAAAGCTAACTAATGTGTTGGATGTAAGTCGAAGTAAAGAAGATGTAGTAGAAAACATTGAGGATTACATTGATAGCAATGATAAAAATTCAATAAAAGTTACTTATGAACAAATATTAAAAAAAAACAAAGATTTTTCTATTTCCCACTTTATAGAAGGTTCAAGCATAGCTTTTGAATTAATAATAAAGTATTTCAATCAAGGAAATCTGTCCCAGTTAGAATCTCTCTTGGATAAAGATTTATATAACAACTTCGCAAAAAAGATTAAACATCGTAAAGAGGTGCACGAGTCTATAATTGTTTCTATCGTTTCACAAAAGATTTTAGAAATAAAGCTAGTAAAAAACACAGTGTTTATTGCAGTATATTTCCTTTCAGAGCAAATTAACTTCGTTAAGAACAATGAAGGGGATATCATATCAGGTAGTACATCCACCATTAATAAAGTTGAGGATGTATGGCAATTCAAAAAAAATGTTAATTCATCAGACCCAAGCTGGTTGCTTGTTTCTATTCACTATAATAAAGATAAGTAA